One window of Myxocyprinus asiaticus isolate MX2 ecotype Aquarium Trade chromosome 6, UBuf_Myxa_2, whole genome shotgun sequence genomic DNA carries:
- the LOC127441952 gene encoding uncharacterized protein LOC127441952 isoform X2 produces the protein MRLKMDEKGNEILLRLIIMFLLRGASGVLKNDVFCSYGDNVTLSCKNTYSYYNSTEWIYERNRDSRAVVLYADGIKQNDSERHDRLSLGSDCSLNIYKVTKEDYGLYSCKHYKDGIRLLEDGLSFSLHVLHVSSPSTQTEIRPGSSVTLSCHLYSYDGYYCDPLVGIDGVQLVWVNHAGVNLQRDSRYQISHSGRCNSTLTTTLLNEDNNGEWRCVATLRNEEKTSSSYTVKYLGSSEPEEKHVFCSYGENVTLPCNNAQSDCTSTTWIYERNRDSGTIGLFIGGIKKTVIERLNRRSLGSDCSLNIYKVTKDFGVYSCQQNVNGQRQGNDAHVFLHVLYVSLQSTQTEIRPGSSVTLSCHLYSYDGYYCDPLVGIDGVQLVWVNHAVVNLQTDSRYQISHSGRCNSTLTTTLLNEDNNGEWRCVATLRNEEKTSSSYTVKYLGSSSTETSATPTKVK, from the exons ATGAGACTGAAAATGGATGAAAAGGGTAATGAGATTTTGCTGCGACTAATAATTATGTTCCTTCTGAGAG GTGCGAGTGGGGTGCTAAAGAACGATGTGTTCTGCAGTTACGGAGATAATGTCACTCTCTCCTGTAAAAATACTTATTCTTATTATAATTCAACTGAATGGATCTATGAGAGAAACAGAGATTCAAGGGCAGTTGTACTGTATGCTGACGGAATAAAGCAGAATGACTCAGAGAGGCATGACAGACTGAGTCTGGGATCTGACTGCTCTCTGAACATCTATAAAGTTACAAAAGAAGATTATGGGCTTTACAGCTGCAAGCACTATAAGGACGGAATCAGACTACTGGAAGATGGTCTCAGTTTTTCTCTGCATGTTCTTCATG TTTCTTCACCATCTACACAAACAGAGATCAGACCAGGCAGCTCTGTGACTCTCTCCTGTCATCTGTATTCATATGATGGATATTATTGTGACCCTTTGGTTGGTATTGATGGAGTTCAGCTGGTCTGGGTGAATCATGCTGGTGTTAATCTGCAAAGAGACTCCAGATATcagatatcacactcaggacgCTGTAACAGCACTCTGACTACAACACTTCTGAATGAAGACAACAACGGAGAGTGGAGATGTGTGGCTACTCTTAGAAATGAAGAGAAGACCTCATCCAGCTACACTGTCAAGTATTTAG GTTCGAGTGAGCCAGAAGAGAAACATGTGTTCTGCAGTTATGGAGAAAATGTCACTCTGCCCTGTAATAATGCTCAATCTGACTGCACTTCAACTACATGGATCTATGAGAGAAACAGAGATTCTGGGACTATCGGACTGTTTATTGGAGGAATAAAGAAGACTGTCATAGAGAGACTCAACAGAAGGAGTCTGGGGTCTGACTGCTCTCTGAACATTTATAAAGTCACTAAAGATTTTGGAGTTTATAGCTGTCAGCAAAATGTAAATGGACAAAGACAAGGAAATGATGCTCATGTTTTTCTACATGTTCTTTATG TTTCTCTACAATCCACACAGACTGAGATCAGACCAGGCAGCTCTGTGACTCTCTCCTGTCATCTGTATTCATATGATGGATATTATTGTGACCCTTTGGTTGGTATTGATGGAGTTCAGCTGGTCTGGGTGAATCATGCTGTTGTTAATCTGCAAACAGACTCCAGATATcagatatcacactcaggacgCTGTAACAGCACTCTGACTACAACACTTCTGAATGAAGACAACAACGGAGAGTGGAGATGTGTGGCTACTCTTAGAAATGAAGAGAAGACCTCATCCAGCTACACTGTCAAGTATTTAG GAAGCTCATCTACTGAAACATCAGCAACTCCAACAAAAGTTAAATAA
- the LOC127441952 gene encoding uncharacterized protein LOC127441952 isoform X1, translating to MRLKMDEKGNEILLRLIIMFLLRGASGVLKNDVFCSYGDNVTLSCKNTYSYYNSTEWIYERNRDSRAVVLYADGIKQNDSERHDRLSLGSDCSLNIYKVTKEDYGLYSCKHYKDGIRLLEDGLSFSLHVLHVSSPSTQTEIRPGSSVTLSCHLYSYDGYYCDPLVGIDGVQLVWVNHAGVNLQRDSRYQISHSGRCNSTLTTTLLNEDNNGEWRCVATLRNEEKTSSSYTVKYLGSSEPEEKHVFCSYGENVTLPCNNAQSDCTSTTWIYERNRDSGTIGLFIGGIKKTVIERLNRRSLGSDCSLNIYKVTKDFGVYSCQQNVNGQRQGNDAHVFLHVLYVSLQSTQTEIRPGSSVTLSCHLYSYDGYYCDPLVGIDGVQLVWVNHAVVNLQTDSRYQISHSGRCNSTLTTTLLNEDNNGEWRCVATLRNEEKTSSSYTVKYLVSPTLGASSSRVIILLGEIAVLMAPTVILLLIICEKRPRNRRSQNTQKI from the exons ATGAGACTGAAAATGGATGAAAAGGGTAATGAGATTTTGCTGCGACTAATAATTATGTTCCTTCTGAGAG GTGCGAGTGGGGTGCTAAAGAACGATGTGTTCTGCAGTTACGGAGATAATGTCACTCTCTCCTGTAAAAATACTTATTCTTATTATAATTCAACTGAATGGATCTATGAGAGAAACAGAGATTCAAGGGCAGTTGTACTGTATGCTGACGGAATAAAGCAGAATGACTCAGAGAGGCATGACAGACTGAGTCTGGGATCTGACTGCTCTCTGAACATCTATAAAGTTACAAAAGAAGATTATGGGCTTTACAGCTGCAAGCACTATAAGGACGGAATCAGACTACTGGAAGATGGTCTCAGTTTTTCTCTGCATGTTCTTCATG TTTCTTCACCATCTACACAAACAGAGATCAGACCAGGCAGCTCTGTGACTCTCTCCTGTCATCTGTATTCATATGATGGATATTATTGTGACCCTTTGGTTGGTATTGATGGAGTTCAGCTGGTCTGGGTGAATCATGCTGGTGTTAATCTGCAAAGAGACTCCAGATATcagatatcacactcaggacgCTGTAACAGCACTCTGACTACAACACTTCTGAATGAAGACAACAACGGAGAGTGGAGATGTGTGGCTACTCTTAGAAATGAAGAGAAGACCTCATCCAGCTACACTGTCAAGTATTTAG GTTCGAGTGAGCCAGAAGAGAAACATGTGTTCTGCAGTTATGGAGAAAATGTCACTCTGCCCTGTAATAATGCTCAATCTGACTGCACTTCAACTACATGGATCTATGAGAGAAACAGAGATTCTGGGACTATCGGACTGTTTATTGGAGGAATAAAGAAGACTGTCATAGAGAGACTCAACAGAAGGAGTCTGGGGTCTGACTGCTCTCTGAACATTTATAAAGTCACTAAAGATTTTGGAGTTTATAGCTGTCAGCAAAATGTAAATGGACAAAGACAAGGAAATGATGCTCATGTTTTTCTACATGTTCTTTATG TTTCTCTACAATCCACACAGACTGAGATCAGACCAGGCAGCTCTGTGACTCTCTCCTGTCATCTGTATTCATATGATGGATATTATTGTGACCCTTTGGTTGGTATTGATGGAGTTCAGCTGGTCTGGGTGAATCATGCTGTTGTTAATCTGCAAACAGACTCCAGATATcagatatcacactcaggacgCTGTAACAGCACTCTGACTACAACACTTCTGAATGAAGACAACAACGGAGAGTGGAGATGTGTGGCTACTCTTAGAAATGAAGAGAAGACCTCATCCAGCTACACTGTCAAGTATTTAG TCAGTCCAACTTTGGGTGCATCATCAAGCAGAG TGATTATACTTCTTGGTGAAATTGCAGTATTAATGGCTCCTACTGTAATTCTTCTTCTGATCATCTGTGAAAAAAGACCTA GAAACAGAAGGTCTCAGAACACCCAGAAGATATAA